One Microcaecilia unicolor chromosome 4, aMicUni1.1, whole genome shotgun sequence genomic region harbors:
- the KCNE1 gene encoding potassium voltage-gated channel subfamily E member 1: protein MGEANDTELTSILFNLYQYMVKEKNSTVVALHKHHDQLEVIYVLLLLGFFGFLTFGIMFSYIRSKKQEHSNDPYNTYIAKDWDKSLQKFVNTPTAESNSTCFLIENQFAVEQPSSIIPEVKPN, encoded by the coding sequence ATGGGTGAGGCCAACGACACGGAGCTAACTTCGATCCTTTTCAATTTATATCAGTACATGGTGAAAGAAAAGAACAGCACAGTTGTCGCACTGCACAAACACCATGACCAGTTGGAAGTAATTTATGTCCTCCTGCTCTTAGGCTTCTTTGGATTCCTGACATTCGGAATAATGTTTAGCTACATTCGATCCAAGAAGCAAGAGCATTCCAATGATCCCTACAACACGTATATCGCAAAGGACTGGGATAAGAGCCTCCAGAAGTTTGTCAACACCCCAACAGCAGAAAGTAATTCTACCTGCTTTCTGATTGAAAACCAGTTTGCTGTTGAACAGCCCAGCAGTATCATTCCAGAGGTGAAGCCTAATTAA